From the Streptomyces sp. NBC_00390 genome, the window CCTGCGGCCAACGCTCCGCTGCCGGCTGCCTTGCTGGTGCTGGTCATCCCGCTTCCGCTGCCACATCGGTGCCATGCCGCTACGGGTAACCGCAAACCTCGTGTCATGAACGTCCCATTTTCATATGTTCGCCCCTGGAGTTGGAAAAGCTATTGAGACCTCATTTTTCGATTCTGTGGACATGCAATCACTGACCGCAGTCAGGCGGCAGAGAATGGTCGCCCGGGGAGGGTTTGGGAATCGACCGCGGCCGGTACACAGGGTGTCCAGCGGGAATGCTGGGGAGCTGGGAACGTCACTGTCGGTGACCGTCGCGGAGAGTGAACGGGTGTTCTTCGTATTGGTCGAGCGCCAGTACCAGACCGAGGAAGGAGGGGCATTGCACCGCGATCACTGCCAATGGCCACCTGTCAGCGCAGATCGTCCGGTGCGTCGGCAGGGCCCGGGATGTGTGAAGGGCCACATGCGGGGATGAGAGAGCGTCAGCGAGTTCGGCGAGCTCTCGATCGCGGTCCTGGGCCACGGGCTGGGTTGTCAGGTGTCGGCGTACGGACGTCTGCAAACGGTCTCGGAGGTCGGTCATCCATTTCGCCTCCCCCTGTTGGCTGAATGCGGTGCCAGCCGGGAAGGCGTTGTGCTCCTCCGCCCGTCTGGGAAGCGGCTCAGTCGGCGCGACAGGGCGCCGCTCTGACTGCACAGGCGCGTTTGCGGTTCGGGGCCGGGGGATTTTGTTCTAGGCAAGGAGTGGGCCCCTTGGGCCTCCGCGGTCGGGTAGGAGCTGTGCTCTTTCAGTGCTGGCTGCAGTTCGATAACAGGGAAACCCGCCGATGGCCCGGACGCGCCCAAGCCGGGGGCGCTGGCCAGGTGCTCGACGGGTGTTCCCTGACATTGGGGTCACCCGCGGTCGTTCGGTGAGCTGCTCGACGACTGCTCCGGCGAGAAGTCCACGCCCTCGTCCGGTCACGAGATAGGCGCCGCCAAATCAGGCGAGGACGGTGGTGGTGGCGCGGAGTCCCGGACTGCGTCACTCGGTGGGCCTGATCGGGAGGTTTGAATCCGATTACGCGGCGCAGTCGCTAATTGACTCCGTTGTATATCCCGATACGGGAGAGGATCATCATGGGCATCATCGCCTGGATACTCATCGGCTTGCTTGCCGGAATGATCGCGAAGCTTCTGATGCCTGGCAAGGACCCAGGCGGCATCGTCATCACCATGCTCATCGGTATCGCAGGAGGCCTTCTGGGAGGCTGGCTCGGCAAGGTCATCTTCGGCGTCGACTCGATCGACGGGTTTTTCGATCTCTCCACGTGGGTCGCGGCGATCGTCGGCTCCCTGATCCTTCTCGCCCTCTACCGGCTCTTCGCCGGAAGTAGGCGCTCCCACCGGCACGTCTGACGAGGGCGTGAAACCCGCAGAGACGAGAGGCGGAACCCGTAGCCGGCAGGGACACCTCGGCGCGGTCGGGTCGGGCCTTGAAGCGTTCGACCGCGTCGGGTGCCTACTCGCTCGCCGAAGGGAACGCATCGGCACGTATGTGGGCCATGGCGCGGCTGGCGACGCGGTACCGGCCGTTGGGCAGATGGGCCGCCGACGTCACCCGTACCGTCAGCGGGCCGGCCCATTCGTATCCTCGGCGCTCGCCATGCCGCGCGAGACTGTCCATGAGCGCCTGCCCTACCTGCCGCGCGTGCCGGGACAGTTCCTTGTGCAGGCCGCTCTCGATTTCGATCTCGTACGCGTTGGGTGCCACCACCCGGGTGCGGCTGCACACCACCACGTGGTTGTCGCACTCGCCCCGGAGCTCGTCGAGCAGCTCGACCGGTTCGCTGCGGAAGAACTTCGCGACCAAGGCGTCCTGCCAGTCTTCGAGTGCCTGTTCCCACTGCTTCAGAGGTGCCATGGCACTTCGCGTGCCCCGGGCACCGCCTGATCACGCCCGCACCTGGATGAGCCCGGGCCCGGATGAGGAACTGCGGTGTTCTCAAGCGGCATCGAGCGCATGCCCGGACGGTGCAGGGCACCGGCTGGTGTCCGAACCTCTCGCGGCCCGCCATCTGCTGTCCTTCCCGGGCCGTGGTGCATCCGGTCGGCTCAACGACGCGGGACGCAGACCAACACCGCCTGCGCACAGCAGCTGGGCAAGCCGATGCGGTGTTTCGAGGCTGGGTGCGTCGCGGTGGGCGAGTCGGCAGGTCCCCCGCGGGAGTCGAGTCCGGCGCGGCCAACGTGGCCCGGCCGCTGCTGCCGATCTTGCCGCCGCAGCAGCGCCAGCTTTTCCAGGCAGGCCGGAGTTCAGGTGGAGTGGCGTTCCACGACGGTGAAGAGTCCGCCGTCCGGGTCCCGCAGCGTGACCCAGGTGTCGGTGCGGGACGCTTCTACGGCCGAGACGGCGGTGCCCCCGTTTTGGTGGCAGCGCGGAGGGCGCAATGGACGTCACGGACGAGGAAGTGCACGTGCCAGCGGGGACGGACCTGGGGATCCGGCGCCGCCTCGACAGCGCCGCCGGTGATCCGGGCGACGGCGGCGCCTTCGCGCCGCAGGATGAAACGAGTACCCGCTATTGCATGGTCACTATCAACTCCACGTCCGGGGGACTTTCGCCGCCGACCTCGCGGCCGGGGTGGGAACACCCGCCGCCATCGTCTTCAGCCTGATCGTGATCGGACTGCTGGTGCTGCCCGTGTGGATTGTCCGGCAGGTGGGTGCGCGCCGACGGCGCGACCGGCCTCCGCGGGCGGATGTGCAGCCGAGGCGGCCTGACCACCAGCCACTACGAGATCCGCTTGGAGCCCGACGAGTTCGATCCGGAGGGGGGCCGCGAGGTGCCGCCACTTTGAAGTCGAACGCCTGCCCGGCGTCCGGGACTTCCCGGACGCACTGGCCCGCACCTGGGTCTGGCGGGCGTCTGGACGACTTCGCCCTTGCTGTCGCTGAGCTGACCACCAACAGCGTGGTGCACGGCGGTGGACCAGGCGCCGTGTGGCTCTGGGAAGAGAGCGGACAGATCCTGTGCGAGGTGAGATAAGCGGGGCACCTGAGTGACACTGGCGGAGGGTCGCCCACCCCCGCGCGACCAACTCGGCGGACGAGGGCTTCTGATGGTCAATTACCTGACCGACCTGGTACGCGCCCACACCGGCCCGGACGGCACCGCGATCCGCTTCCACGTCGGAAGCTGGGCGGAACGCAACCTTGTTGGCCGACGCCACGGTTCGCGGGCGTACAGCTGGCGGGGTGGGTACCCTCCTCTGCACTGTTACGGACCGCCGGCTGAAGGCGGCTGCACACCTCGGGATCGTCGCCGTCAGCGCCCACGCCGGCCCCGTGCTCCTACAACAGGTCGCGAGGCAGTGTCTCGTTCCAGGTACGGGAGAAGACCCGGCGGCCGTTCTCAAAGCCGTCCAGGGCGCCATCGACGAAGACTCGGTCTCGTTGGACGTCAGCGCGGTGCGGGTCTCCACCCGCACGTCCCAGTTGTCCCGACAAAACCGCACGGCCCAAGCCGTTTCCCCGCCGACCGAGGTGAAGTGGTCGGCGACGGCGGCGTACCGCTCGTAAGCCCGCGGACCGACCTCGAGGCCGATGTCGTCGTCGCGCACCCTGCCGCGGTCCTTGACGATCTCGAGCTCGGAGTTGTAGCCGACCAGGTCTCGTTTGACCTCCCAGCGTTGCTCCGGAGAGGTCAGCTGGGTGGTGGCCGGGGGGCGGTGCCCTCGGGCTCGCCGAACGGGCGCTGGGGAAGGTGATCGGGCCCCCTTGTCGGGCGCAACGGCAGCGTCAGCGCGCTTGGGTCCTTGTACACGCTCAACAGCACCGGCCGCGGCGGTGGCCAGGCGAGCGGCCAGTAGGGGGTGGACAGCGACAGCCGGATGCGGTGTCCGGGGGAATGCCTGGGTCACGCCGTTGAGGTGGACCGTGGCCCGGTACCGCGCGCCGGGTTCCAGGGGGTGGGGGGCCGGTCCCGTTGGGGTGGGTGAGATTGAGCAGGCCGTACGTGACGCGGGTGGCGCTGCCGTCGGGGGCCACGTCCGACAGCCGGGCGGCGACCATGGCGACCGGTTCGCTGACCGACAGCTCCAGTTCGACGCTCGGAGAGCCGAGGATCTCGACGCGCTCGGTGAGTTCGTCAGGGTCGAAGACCAGTGAGCGGCCGTCCTCCTCCCGCTGGTCGTAGGGCCGGTCCGGCGGCGCGTTGTACGAGGCCCACCTGCCTGCGAACTGGCCGACGGACAGCGGCGACTGCACGATCAGGACGTCCTCGTTCGACGTCGTCTCACAGGGGGTGCCGATGCGGTGCCGGCTGAGCGGGTGGGCGGTCGGCTCCACATATGGTGAGGGCCAGGCCCGCTCACCGGTTGTCCTTGGGCTTGGGTGTCCTTGTGTCCGGGGCGTTCCGATACCCGCCGCGCTGCGGCCGGCTCCGCAGCCGGGCTGGGCCGGTCACGCGCTGAGCCAGGAGTCGTCATCTGGGCGGACACCAGGGA encodes:
- a CDS encoding GlsB/YeaQ/YmgE family stress response membrane protein → MGIIAWILIGLLAGMIAKLLMPGKDPGGIVITMLIGIAGGLLGGWLGKVIFGVDSIDGFFDLSTWVAAIVGSLILLALYRLFAGSRRSHRHV
- a CDS encoding DUF3662 domain-containing protein, which gives rise to MAPLKQWEQALEDWQDALVAKFFRSEPVELLDELRGECDNHVVVCSRTRVVAPNAYEIEIESGLHKELSRHARQVGQALMDSLARHGERRGYEWAGPLTVRVTSAAHLPNGRYRVASRAMAHIRADAFPSASE